The stretch of DNA AGCATAATCAGTGAGGAGCTGAAGTTCGATGTGTACAATACCCCAATGGCTTTTAGAATCAGGGCAGCTGGTAGTATCCATATAATTCTCTTGGCATATAAGGCCCGTTCCGCCTTAGGCTGGCTAAAGCGCTGCTTCTTGGCAGCCGCCATGCCAAACAAAAACATAGGAGCAGTAACCAAAGGCACTAGCACTACTAGAATCAAAGCCTCGCTTGTAGAAAGGCCGAGAGGATCTACGTTATTGCGGTGAAACATGATTTCATGATAGGAGCCTTCACGATTAACATGGATTGTCTGCTCAATATATTTATCCATAGATTGTTCCTTTGCGGGAGTGGCAGAGTCTTCACCATATATCATGACAGTCATAAGCGAGATAAGGACAATCCCCCAGATCAGCAGTGTTTTAGGTTTGCGGTTAATAAACAGAAGTAGAAAGAAACCAATCATACCATAGGCAAATAAGATATCTCCTTCCCACAGTAAGTAGGAATGCATAAACCCTGCCGCAATTAGAAACAAGAAGCGCCGTATAAGATAACGCCTATATTTTAACCCTTTGGCAGCGAGGCTGTCTTTCATTTTAATCAGGCTGTATCCGAATAAGAAGGTAAAGATCGGCATAAAGCTGTCTTCAACGAAGATGCGGAGAATTTGATGAAACGATTGATCCCAGAAGGAAGGATTGAAATACTCCAGCTTTTCCTTTCCATACATTCCGTATTGAAATATCAGCATATTGGCCATCAGAATACCAAGTAAGCTAAATCCTCGTAGAGCATCGACCAGCGTTACTCTTCCTTTAGACCCCAGTCCGTTATGACTATTTGTCATTTTCTATCACCTCGGTTCCAGCATAAAGTCTGCTGCTTAACGGAACTCAAATAAATGTCTAACAATATCTTAATTTTGAGAATAATTGTTTAGCTCCTGTTAAGCTTCCTCTGCTACGATAAGGGGGGTGAGGAAATTTGAACAATACAAAGATACTAATCATTGAAGATGAACAGGCAATTGTAAGCATGCTGGAAATGGTGCTCCGCAAGGAGGGGTTTACCCATATTATGTCCGCATCAACCTGTGAGGAGGGGCTAACGCTCATGGAGCGGGATGCAGCAGAGATCGTACTGCTGGATGTGATGCTGCCGGACGGAACAGGATTTGATCTCTGCCCGAAAATTCGAGCCCTTGGGGAGCCTCATATTATTTTCTTAACAGCACGGTCTTCTGATTTGGATGTCCTGACAGGCTTTGCTATCGGAGGGGACGATTATGTAACCAAGCCCTTTAACCCCCTTGAAATTGCGGCAAGGATCAAGGCGAGGCTTCGCCGGCCAGGATTCACTCCATTCTCTGCTTCAGCCTCAGTTGTCTCCAGGTACGCCTATGACCGATTTGTTGTGGATGAAACCGCGGGGGAGCTTGTAGTCGATGGAGAGCCGGTTGGCTGTCCTGCACAGGTTTTCCAGCTGCTGCTTTTCTTCTGTAAGAATCCCGGTATAGTGTTCTCTAAAGCTCAGCTATATGAAGCGGTATGGGGGATGGACGGGCTTGGAGACGACAACACGGTTATGGTGCATATCAGAAGAATACGTGAGCGGATTGAGCGGGACCCCAGTCAGCCGGAATATTTACTGACCGTACGCGGCCTCGGATACAAGCTGATTAAACCAAGGGGGACCGTATGAAGATTCATCGAAGAATGACGTTTCATTTTACATATCAGCTGTTGCTTTCTGCGGTCTTTATGGCTATCGTGCTAATCGTTATTTTCTTTGTAATCCTGCAAAAAGTCAGCAACGATGATCTTCGCAAAAACTTCCCTGTTGGAGCACTTGACATGATTGTAACCGAGACGCTTGTAGATGGGAACGATGTACATCTTCCAAGCTATTGGAGAACTACATTAGATAACAGAGAGATGTGGCTGCAAATTGTTAACATGGAAGGAGATGTCATTCTCGAGGCAGGCAAAGCAGGAGTGAATTTCCCGCATAAATATTCGGTCCGAGAAATGCTTGATATTCAGGAAAAGAAGCAAAGGGGCTCTTATCAGATTGAATCACAGCTGGACACCTCGAGCCAGAAGCCGGTTCTATTTCTTCTAGGGTATGAGAGTTCTACTCAGGAACTGGTGAACAGCTGGTTTAGCGAATATCAAAACAAAGGGCTCGTCCGAGAGGATCGTCAAGGGGCGCTGGAGCGTGCTTTGGAAGCTTCGGAGGCTTATATCCATGTTATAGATACGCAAGGGACCATTGTTCAGCGGCTTGGTCATCTTGAAGATCAAGAAGATCAGAACAAGAAGGTTTATCATCCGCTCGAAATTATAGCGATGCAGAACCAGCCTGGGAACTATGATACCTCCATAGCCGTACATCGTGATCTTTCATCCGGGAAAACATGGATAGCGCATTTTCCGCGATTGGAAAATGAAGAGAGCCAGCCCATCATGCAGAACCTCATTTGGTTTCTTGTGGGTATTGGAGCTGCCATGTTTCTGATCATACTAAGTGTGACGATATGGCACGGCTACCGGTATGGAGGTCCGCTGCTGCTGTTTAGCGGTTGGTTCGAACGGATGGGACAGGGCAGATATGATGAAGTTTTTACGGAGAAGGATAAAAAGCGGGTGTTTCGCAAGAACGGTAAGCTTCGAATTAAGTACCGCCTATATAGGGAAGCGATCCATTCCTTCTATGCTATGGCACATAAATTGGCGGAGATAGAAAGGGAGCGGAAGCGGCTGGATCAGAGCCGGGAAGAGTGGATGTCCGGTATTTCCCATGACCTCCGCACACCGCTTGCCAGTATCCAAGGATACGGTTATATGCTGGAGAAATCTCCGGGTGAATGGAGCCGCGAAGAGCTTGAAGAGATGGGGACAGTCATCCGTCAAAAGAGTGATTACATGCTCTCTATGATCTCGGATTTCTCGCTCTTCCTCAAGCTTAGAAGCGTCGATGAGGCATATTCCCGCAGGGAACGGCTGGAATTGGGAGAACTTGTGCGTAGAGCCGTGCTCAAGTATGTTAATGATGCGACGATCGGCCATGCTGAATTTGACTATCAAGAAAGCAATAAGGAAATTTGGCTGCTTGCCGACCCTAACGGGATAAAGAGGTTGATGGATAACCTGTTGTCCAATAGCATCAAGCATAATCCTGACGGAGTCCAGGTAACGGTCAGCACAGGTATAGCTAGTCAGAACGCCTTTATTCGAGTTGCCGATAATGGGAGCGGAATGGACGAGATGACGAAGGACAACTTGTTTGAGAGGTACTACCGGGGAACCAACACCTCGGAGTCGACCGAGGGCTCGGGACTTGGCATGAGCATTGCCAAAGCCATTGTGCAAGCAGCTGGGGGCAGCATCCGGGTTGAATCCGAGCTTGGAAGAGGCACCGAGATCACGGTTCTTCTCCCGCTAGAACCTCCAGCTTTCAAGGAATCAAAGTCAGAACCCGCATGATTAGCCGTAGTCTTCCATAGCTGAATCATATGAATGCTTACTTGCATCCGCTTTTCACTTATGATATAGTAATTGACGGTGTTAAAACGCACGCCGATCGATTTCGTGAAGGGTGCTTTCTGCAGTGCAGAGAGTCTTGACGGAAGATGACACCGGCGGAGGGAGCATCAAATAAAACCAATTAGGAGGTGCGTGAAGATGGCAGTAATCTCCATGAAACAACTGCTTGAGGCAGGCGTTCACTTCGGTCACCAAACTCGTCGTTGGAACCCGAAAATGGATCGTTATATCTTCACTGAAAGAAACGGTATTTACATTATCGACTTGCAAAAAACAGTTAAAAAGGTCGAGGAAGCTTACAACTTTGTAAAGAGCATTGCTGAAGAGAACGGAACAATTCTGTTCGTAGGTACTAAGAAGCAAGCCCAAGACTCTGTTAAAGAAGAAGCTGAACGCGCTGGTCAATTCTACATTAACCAACGTTGGCTCGGTGGTACTCTGACCAACTTCCAAACCATTCAAAAGCGGATCGACCGCTTGAAGAAGCTTGAAGCTTGGGAAGAAGACGGTACTTTCGCAGTACTGCCTAAGAAAGAAGTTATCCTTCTCCGCAAAGAGAAAGAGCGTCTTGAGAAATTCCTGGGCGGCATCAAGAACATGAAGGGCTTGCCAAGTGCACTCTTCGTTATCGACCCTCGTAAAGAGCGTATCGCTGTTGCGGAAGCTCGTAAATTGGGTATCCCAATCGTTGGTATCGTAGACACGAACTGCGATCCGGACGAAATCGACTACGTAATCCCAGGCAATGACGATGCAATCCGCGCCGTGAAATTGCTGACTGGTAAGATGGCGGATGCCGTAATCGAATCTCACCAAGGTGAGCAAACAGCTGAATAATAGCTGTTATCTATAAAGTGATAAATTAAATGAAAAGGGTGGTTGGTAGGTGCAATAAACCTCTCACTACCCTTTTTTTAAAGGAAAAAATGAAGGGGCCTGTAAGCCTCTTACCACGACAATGGAGGTTATTTAAATGGCAGTCGATGCAAAATCCGTAAAAGAATTGCGTGAAAAAACCGGCGCTGGTATGCTGGATTGTAAGAAAGCACTGGAAGAGGCAAATGGTGATCTGACCAAAGCCGCTGAATTGCTTCGTGAAAAAGGCTTGGCAGCAGCTGCAAACAAAGCTGGCCGTGTAGCTACTGAGGGTGTAGTTGAATCTTACATCCATGGCGGCGGACGCATTGGTGTTCTGGTTGAAATCAACTGTGAAACTGACTTCGTTGCAAAGACAGATCAATTCAAAGAGTTCGCTCGTGACGTAGCTATGCACATTGCTGCAGCAAGCCCTCGCTATGTTCGTCGTGAAGAAGTGCCTCAAGAAGAAGTGGATAAGGAAAAAGAAATCCTTAAGGCACAAGCTCTGAACGAAGGCAAGCCTGAGAAGATCGTTGAGAAGATGGTTGAAGGTCGTATTGGTAAATTCTACGAAGAATACTGCCTGCTTGAGCAGCCTTTCGTAAAAGATCCAGACAAAACAATCGCTACGCTGATCAATGAGAAAATCAGCACTATTGGTGAGAACATTTCTGTCCGTCGTTTTGTTCGTTATGAACTTGGTGAAGGCCTTGAGAAGAAAGTTGATAACTTCGTAGAAGAAGTTATGGCTCAAGTTAAGAAATAAGAACACACTATACTTACATTGAAATATCTATGAGGATGGAACACGCTGTGTTCCTTCTTTTTTAACCTGACGGCCAAGAGCCGTCCTTCAAAGTGGAGGGTATGCATTTGGAACAGCCTGTATTTAAACGTGTTGTCTTAAAGGTCAGCGGAGAATCGCTCGCCGGTCAGAACGGATACGGCATTGACGCCGAAACCATTTCATCCATTGCGCAGCAAGTCAAAGAAGTAGTGGAGCTTGGCGTTCAAGTGGCGATCGTATGCGGCGGCGGTAATATTTGGCGCGGCATCGCCGGCAGCGCAAAGGGGATCGACCGCGCTACAGCCGATTATATGGGCATGCTTGCCACCCTGATGAACTCACTTGCGCTTCAGGATGCTTTAGAGCAAATCGATGTGCCTACACGGGTGCAAACTTCAATTGCGATGCAGCAAATTGCTGAGCCTTATATTCGCCGCCGTGCCATCCGGCACTTGGAGAAGGGGCGCGTAGTCATTTTTGCAGCAGGTACGGGGAATCCGTTCTTCTCCACGGACACGACGGCTGCCCTCCGTGCAGCGGAAATTGAAGCGGAAGTTATCTTAATGGCGAAGAATAAAGTGGATGGCGTATATTCCGCTGATCCATTTGTAGATCCAACTGCGGAGAAATTTGAGCAGTTGACTTACATGGAAGTGCTTAACAAGAATTTGGGTGTCATGGACTCCACCGCTTCGTCCTTGTGTATGGATAATGACATTCCGCTTATTGTATTTGCCATTACGGAACAAGGTAACATTAAGCGCGTCGTACTCGGGGAAAAGATCGGGACGATCGTCAAAGGGAGTGTAGATTAATGCCACAAACGGTGAAGAAGAATGCCGAGGAGCGTATGGAGAAAGCGATTCAGGCATTGAGAAGAGATTTGGCTACCCTTCGTGCAGGCAGAGCTACTCCAGCTTTGCTGGATCGCATTCAGGTTGAATATTATGGGGCAGCTACGCCGGTTAACCAGCTGGCGAACATCAATACGCCAGACTCACGCACACTGCTGATTCAGCCATGGGACAAATCGTCTATGGCTGACATCGAGAAAGCTATCATGAAGTCTGATTTGGGTCTTACTCCGGCTAATGATGGTAATGTCATTCGTCTTACCATCCCGCCGCTGACTGAAGAGCGGCGCCTGGAACTGGTGAAGATGACGAAGAAGCACGGTGAGGAAGCGAAGGTAGCAATTCGGAACATTCGTCGTGATGCGAATGATGACATCAAGAAGATGGAAAAAACTGAATTGTCCGAAGATGAATCCCGCAGACATCAGGATGACATCCAGAAGACAACAGACAAATATATCGCGGAAGTGGACAAAGTGCTCGCTGCGAAAGAAAAAGAGATTCTGGAAGTGTAAGAGACTTTAACCAGCCCCGCCGTAACGGTGGGGTTTGTCTCTTTTTCATCACTGCTTGGAGGAAATAGAATGATCAATTTATTGCGGTCCTTATGGAAATCTGATCAGCCTCGCAAGACTGTGAGCTTGCAGCATGACAATATTCCCGAACATGTGGCCATCATTATGGACGGTAACGGACGTTGGGCCAACCGCCGGGGGCTACCGCGGATTATTGGCCATCAGAACGGCATGAAAGCTGTGAAGAGGGCTACGATTGCAGCGGACGAAATCGGCGTCAAGTATTTAACGATGTATGCTTTTTCTACAGAGAATTGGAAGCGTCCTAAAGACGAAGTGGATTTTCTCATGCGTTTGCCGCAAGAGTTTCTGGCGATAGAATTGGATGAGCTTGTAGAGAAGAATGTCCAGGTCAGGATGATGGGCCATACGGACCAGCTCCCGTCCTATACCATTGCGGCCATGGAAGAAGCTGCTGAACGGACAAAAGACAACACAGGTCTGGTGCTGAACTTTGCACTTAACTATGGTTCCCGAAGAGAAATTGCGGACAGTGTCAAGTCACTATGCAATGAAATTCAGGCAGGGCA from Paenibacillus sp. CAA11 encodes:
- a CDS encoding DUF418 domain-containing protein produces the protein MTNSHNGLGSKGRVTLVDALRGFSLLGILMANMLIFQYGMYGKEKLEYFNPSFWDQSFHQILRIFVEDSFMPIFTFLFGYSLIKMKDSLAAKGLKYRRYLIRRFLFLIAAGFMHSYLLWEGDILFAYGMIGFFLLLFINRKPKTLLIWGIVLISLMTVMIYGEDSATPAKEQSMDKYIEQTIHVNREGSYHEIMFHRNNVDPLGLSTSEALILVVLVPLVTAPMFLFGMAAAKKQRFSQPKAERALYAKRIIWILPAALILKAIGVLYTSNFSSSLIMLGGEMLSLGYIYLFAYVFSYFSSDSQPIRQFEAIGRMSMTNYLMQTVICTTIFYGYGLGLFGKVGVVAGIGFAIIIYLIQALISRLWLTKFRNGPIERLLRMWTYLSWRGITPSTSTFKVNADSREGNTDNRPFS
- a CDS encoding response regulator transcription factor, which codes for MNNTKILIIEDEQAIVSMLEMVLRKEGFTHIMSASTCEEGLTLMERDAAEIVLLDVMLPDGTGFDLCPKIRALGEPHIIFLTARSSDLDVLTGFAIGGDDYVTKPFNPLEIAARIKARLRRPGFTPFSASASVVSRYAYDRFVVDETAGELVVDGEPVGCPAQVFQLLLFFCKNPGIVFSKAQLYEAVWGMDGLGDDNTVMVHIRRIRERIERDPSQPEYLLTVRGLGYKLIKPRGTV
- a CDS encoding sensor histidine kinase, coding for MKIHRRMTFHFTYQLLLSAVFMAIVLIVIFFVILQKVSNDDLRKNFPVGALDMIVTETLVDGNDVHLPSYWRTTLDNREMWLQIVNMEGDVILEAGKAGVNFPHKYSVREMLDIQEKKQRGSYQIESQLDTSSQKPVLFLLGYESSTQELVNSWFSEYQNKGLVREDRQGALERALEASEAYIHVIDTQGTIVQRLGHLEDQEDQNKKVYHPLEIIAMQNQPGNYDTSIAVHRDLSSGKTWIAHFPRLENEESQPIMQNLIWFLVGIGAAMFLIILSVTIWHGYRYGGPLLLFSGWFERMGQGRYDEVFTEKDKKRVFRKNGKLRIKYRLYREAIHSFYAMAHKLAEIERERKRLDQSREEWMSGISHDLRTPLASIQGYGYMLEKSPGEWSREELEEMGTVIRQKSDYMLSMISDFSLFLKLRSVDEAYSRRERLELGELVRRAVLKYVNDATIGHAEFDYQESNKEIWLLADPNGIKRLMDNLLSNSIKHNPDGVQVTVSTGIASQNAFIRVADNGSGMDEMTKDNLFERYYRGTNTSESTEGSGLGMSIAKAIVQAAGGSIRVESELGRGTEITVLLPLEPPAFKESKSEPA
- the rpsB gene encoding 30S ribosomal protein S2: MAVISMKQLLEAGVHFGHQTRRWNPKMDRYIFTERNGIYIIDLQKTVKKVEEAYNFVKSIAEENGTILFVGTKKQAQDSVKEEAERAGQFYINQRWLGGTLTNFQTIQKRIDRLKKLEAWEEDGTFAVLPKKEVILLRKEKERLEKFLGGIKNMKGLPSALFVIDPRKERIAVAEARKLGIPIVGIVDTNCDPDEIDYVIPGNDDAIRAVKLLTGKMADAVIESHQGEQTAE
- the tsf gene encoding translation elongation factor Ts encodes the protein MAVDAKSVKELREKTGAGMLDCKKALEEANGDLTKAAELLREKGLAAAANKAGRVATEGVVESYIHGGGRIGVLVEINCETDFVAKTDQFKEFARDVAMHIAAASPRYVRREEVPQEEVDKEKEILKAQALNEGKPEKIVEKMVEGRIGKFYEEYCLLEQPFVKDPDKTIATLINEKISTIGENISVRRFVRYELGEGLEKKVDNFVEEVMAQVKK
- the pyrH gene encoding UMP kinase, coding for MEQPVFKRVVLKVSGESLAGQNGYGIDAETISSIAQQVKEVVELGVQVAIVCGGGNIWRGIAGSAKGIDRATADYMGMLATLMNSLALQDALEQIDVPTRVQTSIAMQQIAEPYIRRRAIRHLEKGRVVIFAAGTGNPFFSTDTTAALRAAEIEAEVILMAKNKVDGVYSADPFVDPTAEKFEQLTYMEVLNKNLGVMDSTASSLCMDNDIPLIVFAITEQGNIKRVVLGEKIGTIVKGSVD
- the frr gene encoding ribosome recycling factor, yielding MPQTVKKNAEERMEKAIQALRRDLATLRAGRATPALLDRIQVEYYGAATPVNQLANINTPDSRTLLIQPWDKSSMADIEKAIMKSDLGLTPANDGNVIRLTIPPLTEERRLELVKMTKKHGEEAKVAIRNIRRDANDDIKKMEKTELSEDESRRHQDDIQKTTDKYIAEVDKVLAAKEKEILEV
- a CDS encoding isoprenyl transferase, with protein sequence MINLLRSLWKSDQPRKTVSLQHDNIPEHVAIIMDGNGRWANRRGLPRIIGHQNGMKAVKRATIAADEIGVKYLTMYAFSTENWKRPKDEVDFLMRLPQEFLAIELDELVEKNVQVRMMGHTDQLPSYTIAAMEEAAERTKDNTGLVLNFALNYGSRREIADSVKSLCNEIQAGQLSLDDITEDHITSHLLSAGIPDPDLLIRTGGELRLSNFMLWQLAYSELVFSDIYWPEFGREHLLEAVAEFQQRTRRYGGLT